GGTTGCCGTCGACGCGGACCTCGTCCTCGCCGACCTCGACCACGGTGACCAGCAACGATCCGCCCTCGGTCTGGGCGCGGAACTGCATGCCCGGGCGCACGCTGTCCACGCCCTGGAAGGCCTGCTTCGGCACCGACTGCACCATCTGCGGATTGTGTGCGCCGTAGCCGAGCTCCGGCTCGACGTCGACCACCAGCTCGTCGCCGGCGACGTGGCCCGTCAGCGCGTTCTCCAGGCCCGGCACGATGTTGCCGGCACCGTGCAGATAGCTCAGCGGGCGATCGTCCGGCGAGCGGTCGATGACTTCACCGGCATCGTCGGTGAGGGTGTAGTGGAAGCTGACCACGCGTTCGGCCGCGATCTCCATGGGATCTCCTGATTCATTGGGGTTGGGAGTACGCCGGTCGACTCACGACGCCAGAGAAGTGGTGCGTGCCGGCAGGCTAGGGGAATCGGCAGGCCGGCTGCAACCCGTCGCGTCGACCTGCACCACGGCGCGGAATGCCGCTGGCGCTGTGGCAAAGTTGCCGCCTTGTCGGGATGGAGTGCACGGATGAGGCGGATCTGGTTCCTTGGCCTGGCGGCGGCGCTGCTGCCGGTCGGAGTGATGGCGCAGGCAGCTGGCATGACCCTGGAGCAGATCGCCAAGACGCGCACCGCGTCGGGCGTGGCGATCAGCCCCGATGGCGGCGAGATCGCCTATGTGCTGGCGGTGCCGCGGCAGCCGGGCGTGGACGAGGACGGTCCCGCACGCACCGAGCTGCACGTGGTGTCGCGCAATGGCGACAGCCGCGGCTACGTGACCGGCAAGAGCAATATCGCGG
This portion of the Luteimonas yindakuii genome encodes:
- a CDS encoding FKBP-type peptidyl-prolyl cis-trans isomerase, which gives rise to MEIAAERVVSFHYTLTDDAGEVIDRSPDDRPLSYLHGAGNIVPGLENALTGHVAGDELVVDVEPELGYGAHNPQMVQSVPKQAFQGVDSVRPGMQFRAQTEGGSLLVTVVEVGEDEVRVDGNHPLAGKTLHFDVRIASVRAATDEEKQNGHAIDAG